The Spartinivicinus poritis genome window below encodes:
- a CDS encoding phage tail sheath family protein: MASSYKTPNVYVEERSIFPPSVAEVATAIPAFIGRTEIDEDAGGESLVNQSVRITSLVEYESWFGGPFDESFDLESIKDSEGNVIDVKFKKDTLSKMPDFILYQSVAHYFANGGGACYVISIGTPAKYTDVSTEKALFEEAIDVVSQVDEVTLMVLADAAPRFKDSLPEFYGLCNKGLAKCTELKDRFMLIDCVDSLGNDSTSRDNDVKALRDTINNEVDFAKYGAAYYPYLMTTMARAYDESKVTLDDVAMNDPSLQGTEAYSILKNKLAKNYLILPPSSAMAGIYARVDGARGVWKAPANVSVSGIVGPTRIIDNVIQENLNVDTTAGKSINAIRAFTGKGTLVWGARTLAGNDNEWRYVSVRRLFNMVEESIQKSTGFAVFEPNTPFTWLKLKTMIESYLTNLWRQGALFGETPEQAFFVNVGLGQTMTEDDINNGYMRIEIGIAAVRPAEFIVLTFSHKSLEG, translated from the coding sequence ATGGCATCAAGTTATAAAACACCAAATGTATACGTTGAAGAAAGATCAATATTTCCACCATCCGTTGCTGAAGTGGCAACAGCAATACCTGCATTTATTGGTCGTACTGAAATAGATGAGGATGCTGGGGGAGAGAGTCTTGTTAATCAAAGTGTTCGAATTACTTCACTGGTTGAATATGAGAGTTGGTTCGGGGGGCCTTTTGATGAATCGTTTGATTTAGAAAGTATTAAAGACAGTGAAGGTAACGTTATTGATGTGAAGTTTAAAAAAGACACTTTGAGTAAAATGCCGGACTTTATTCTTTATCAAAGTGTTGCCCATTATTTTGCCAATGGTGGTGGTGCTTGTTATGTCATTTCTATTGGTACGCCTGCTAAATATACAGATGTCAGTACTGAAAAGGCTTTATTTGAGGAAGCCATCGATGTGGTTTCACAAGTAGATGAAGTGACATTGATGGTATTAGCTGATGCTGCTCCACGCTTCAAGGACAGCCTTCCAGAGTTTTATGGTCTTTGTAATAAAGGACTAGCGAAGTGTACAGAGCTTAAAGATCGTTTTATGCTAATTGATTGTGTAGATTCTTTAGGTAATGACTCCACAAGTCGAGATAACGATGTAAAAGCATTAAGAGATACAATTAATAACGAAGTTGATTTTGCTAAATACGGGGCAGCTTATTATCCCTATTTGATGACAACCATGGCACGTGCTTATGACGAGTCGAAAGTGACACTCGATGATGTGGCAATGAATGATCCATCATTACAGGGCACAGAGGCTTATTCCATACTTAAAAACAAACTGGCTAAAAACTATTTAATTTTACCTCCCTCATCTGCGATGGCGGGTATTTATGCTCGTGTAGACGGTGCTAGAGGGGTATGGAAAGCACCTGCAAATGTCAGTGTGAGTGGCATTGTTGGACCAACACGGATCATTGATAATGTAATACAAGAAAATCTTAATGTTGACACGACGGCAGGTAAGTCAATAAATGCGATTCGTGCCTTTACCGGTAAAGGAACACTGGTATGGGGTGCGAGAACCTTAGCGGGTAATGACAATGAGTGGCGCTATGTATCGGTAAGAAGACTGTTCAATATGGTGGAAGAGTCTATTCAAAAATCCACAGGATTTGCTGTATTTGAACCAAATACGCCATTTACTTGGTTAAAACTTAAAACAATGATTGAAAGCTATTTAACCAACCTATGGCGCCAAGGCGCGCTTTTTGGTGAGACGCCTGAACAAGCCTTCTTTGTCAATGTAGGCTTAGGTCAAACGATGACAGAAGATGATATTAATAATGGATATATGCGTATCGAAATTGGTATTGCTGCAGTGAGACCTGCAGAGTTTATTGTCTTGACTTTCTCGCATAAATCGCTTGAAGGCTAA
- a CDS encoding phage tail protein — protein MPTSVDDIKNEYPIPVYRFVVTMGDESIAFSEVSGLDISYETITYKDGLGKKHMPGQPTDVNITMKRGVVRKKSQFYDWISNTSLNLIDKRDITVSLTNESGDEPLVVWTVTNAFPKKLTAPSFNGSSNEVAVETLELMADDVKIEFK, from the coding sequence ATGCCAACCTCAGTCGATGACATAAAAAATGAATACCCAATACCCGTTTATCGTTTTGTTGTTACGATGGGTGATGAGTCCATAGCATTTTCTGAAGTCTCAGGGCTCGATATTAGTTATGAGACCATTACCTATAAAGATGGGCTAGGTAAGAAACATATGCCAGGCCAACCTACGGATGTCAATATAACCATGAAGCGGGGAGTGGTTCGTAAGAAAAGTCAATTTTATGATTGGATCAGTAATACGAGTTTAAATTTAATTGATAAACGGGATATTACCGTTAGTTTGACAAATGAAAGTGGTGATGAGCCCTTAGTCGTGTGGACAGTAACCAATGCTTTTCCCAAAAAACTAACGGCACCGAGTTTTAATGGCAGTTCTAATGAAGTGGCTGTTGAGACATTAGAACTCATGGCTGACGATGTGAAAATTGAATTTAAATAA